One segment of Brassica napus cultivar Da-Ae chromosome C3, Da-Ae, whole genome shotgun sequence DNA contains the following:
- the LOC106372044 gene encoding E3 ubiquitin-protein ligase At4g11680, with amino-acid sequence MDESSSNIISITISSSSSLSTTPPRGDNTHAPASVQERSFYLRFAMRVSRARWFIFLRRVFHYQNGSRSDLGSNPFNSSTWMMSELIALLVQLTVITLTLAISKEERPVWPVRLWITGYDVGCLLSLMLLYGRFRQLNQGNWFVDIEQQHRGRDETRSSHLMNKCRTSLELFFAIWFVVGNVWVFDSRFGSFNHAPNLHVLCVSLLSWNALCYSFPFLLFLFLCCLVPLVSSLLGYNMNMGSSDRGASDDQISSLPSWKHKRADDNASDSAPKTDDPECCICLAKYKDKEEVRKLPCSHKFHLKCVDQWLRIISCCPLCKQDLSG; translated from the exons ATGGATGAATCATCTTCCAATATTATCTCCATAActatttcatcatcttcttccttgagTACCACACCACCACGAGGTGACAACACTCATGCGCCTGCCTCTGTTCAAGAGAGATCCTTCTACTTAAGGTTTGCTATGAGGGTATCTAGAGCTAGATGGTTTATCTTCTTGAGAAGAGTGTTTCACTATCAAAACGGATCAAGATCAGATCTCGGCTCCAATCCTTTTAACTCCAGCACGTGGATGATGTCTGAGCTTATAGCTCTGCTTGTTCAGCTTACAGTGATAACACTCACACTAGCTATCTCAAAAGAAGAGAGACCTGTTTGGCCAGTGAGGTTATGGATCACAGGTTATGACGTGGGATGTCTCCTAAGTCTCATGCTATTATATGGTCGGTTTCGCCAACTAAACCAAGGAAACTGGTTTGTCGATATTGAGCAGCAACATAGAGGCAGAGATGAAACtag GAGCTCCCATTTGATGAACAAGTGCAGAACGTCTCTAGAGCTGTTCTTTGCGATTTGGTTTGTGGTTGGGAATGTTTGGGTGTTTGATTCTAGATTCGGTTCTTTCAACCATGCTCCCAATCTTCACGTTCTCTGCGTCTCTCTTCTTTCTTGGAACGCTCTCTGCTACTCTTTTCCCTTTCTTCTCTTCCTATTCCTCTGTTGCCTTGTGCCTCTCGTTAGTAGTCTCCTTGGATACAACATGAACATGGGATCTTCAGACAGAGGTGCATCTGATGACCAAATCTCTAGTCTCCCTAGCTGGAAACACAAACGAGCCGACGACAATGCTTCTGATTCAGCTCCTAAAACTGATGATCCT GAGTGTTGTATATGTTTGGCAAAGTATAAAGACAAGGAAGAAGTAAGGAAACTTCCATGTTCACATAAGTTTCACCTTAAGTGTGTAGATCAGTGGCTTCGTATCATCTCCTGTTGTCCTCTCTGCAAACAAGATCTTTCCGGATGA
- the LOC125582904 gene encoding uncharacterized protein LOC125582904: MGRSGGWCIAGDGALSRWRRSLCSVSSIWCIGGDRALLDGDRALLDGDVGGVRRSQQDSGIGLESSPIPLFGTQSTEDSNFEQDSPLQRKERRSWSQTDDEVLISAWLNTSKDAVVGTEQKSGAFWKRVADYFAASPKLAGLEKREPLHCKNRWHKINDLVSKLCGSYEAAELRHDQKWCDLSTQRTSKKRKGEDKAQSSTSRATEGVAGETVDRPPGVKAAKRSGKKPMEEGKGREEFERVWSYKQEDLSRREKLSKIGLLDRLLARTEPLPDYEETLKKKLINELFSIMRMFLSNGSGIIRDEEALLCLCHGRRSFGILVPSRMNKPLFMHIVDRLSTEVDFFRQKTDGIGRLGLSALQKCTATIRILSYGTAADTIDEYLRLGETTSRSCLENFVEGIIQLFGDEYLRRPTPADLQRLLDIGEYRGFSGMIGSIDCMHWE; the protein is encoded by the exons ATGGGAAGGAGTGGGGGATG GTGTATTGCTGGTGATGGAGCCCTCTCTCGGTGGAGACGAAGCCTTTGTTCTGTCTCGTCGATTTGGTGTATCGGTGGCGACAGAGCTCTCCTCGACGGCGACAGAGCTCTCCTCGACGGCGACGTAGGTGGCGTTCGGCGAAG TCAACAAGATAGTGGCATAGGTTTAGAATCTTCTCCCATTCCTTTATTCGGCACGCAATCCACAGAAGATTCAAACTTCGAGCAAGACAGTCCACTGCAGCGTAAAGAACGCAGGTCTTGGTCGCAAACAGATGATGAGGTCCTCATCAGCGCTTGGCTTAACACCAGCAAAGATGCGGTTGTTGGGACCGAGCAAAAGTCTGGGGCCTTCTGGAAGAGAGTAGCCGATTACTTTGCTGCTAGTCCGAAGCTTGCAGGCCTGGAAAAAAGAGAGCCATTGCACTGCAAGAATAGGTGGCACAAGATCAATGATCTTGTGTCCAAGTTATGCGGATCTTATGAAGCCGCA GAGCTTCGCCATGACCAGAAGTGGTGTGATCTATCTACACAGAGAACctcaaaaaagagaaaaggagaGGACAAGGCTCAATCCTCAACATCTCGCGCAACTGAGGGGGTGGCTGGTGAAACGGTTGATCGGCCCCCTGGTGTTAAGGCTGCCAAGCGTAGTGGTAAGAAGCCAATGGAAGAGGGGAAGGGGCGAGAGGAGTTTGAGCGGGTTTGGTCGTATAAGCAAGAGGATTTGTCTAGGAGAGAAAAACTCTCCAAGATAGGTCTACTTGACCGTCTACTTGCTAGAACAGAGCCACTCCCTGACTATGAAGAAACGCTAAAGAAGAAACTCATCAATGAGTTGTTCTCCA TAATGAGAATGTTCTT GAGCAATGGGAGTGGAATAATCAGAGACGAAGAAGCTCTATTATGCTTGTGTCACGGGCGAAGAAGCTTTGGGATACTTGTGCCTAGTCGAATGAACAAGCCGTTGTTCATGCacattgttgatcgactctccacCGAAGTTGACTTCTTTCGCCAAAAGACAGATGGTATCGGAAGGTTGGGGCTATCAGCACTCCAAAAGTGTACGGCAACCATTCGCATATTGTCATATGGTACTGCGGCGGATACGATAgacgaatacctccggctcGGTGAAACTACAAGTCGGTCATGTTTGGAGAATTTTGTGGAAGGAATTATACAATTATTTggcgatgagtacctaagaagaccaactcCGGCTGaccttcaacgtctacttgataTTGGAGAGTACCGTGGATTttccgggatgataggaagcatcgattgtatgcactGGGAGtag